A window of the Coprobacter fastidiosus genome harbors these coding sequences:
- a CDS encoding ATP-binding cassette domain-containing protein gives MKEISIVFNNPIPRLPEIRFKRALNWCIKPNEQWAIIGPNGAGKSIIAGLLQGKYALKEGEIINNYPGKTSDVIKTITFKDIHSITDSRTTFYQQRWHSSENEGIQTIRELLSNNYDEISIRELFIQFRIEEMLDKKVIYLSSGELRKFLIIRTLLTHPQILILDNPFIGLDATSRILLTEMLTQMSEMKEFQVILLLSNPDDIPEMITHILPVRNRVCYDPISRNDFLQNNDLRNYLFPEVHNQIRLPDPTRKKSEHNVTFRMEKINISYGSHPILKGLDWEVKNGEKWVLLGENGAGKSTLLSLIYADNPQSYANTLFLFDRKRGSGESIWEIKNRIGYVSPEMHLYYTENVPAIQIVGSGFFDSIGLYRKCSPEQENIALAWMHTFGIETLYNRPFLTLSSGEQRLILLARAFVKDPDLLILDEPLHGLDISNKCRVRKIIENFCERPGKTLVYVTHYSHEIPSCIRYRFKLIKNREKSL, from the coding sequence ATGAAAGAAATAAGTATCGTTTTTAACAATCCTATTCCCCGTTTACCAGAAATACGATTTAAAAGAGCACTAAACTGGTGTATAAAGCCAAACGAACAATGGGCGATTATAGGTCCTAACGGTGCAGGAAAAAGTATAATAGCCGGACTTTTACAAGGGAAATATGCCCTGAAAGAGGGAGAAATTATCAATAATTATCCCGGCAAAACATCTGACGTAATAAAAACTATTACTTTCAAAGATATTCATTCTATTACAGATAGCCGTACAACTTTCTATCAACAACGGTGGCATTCCTCCGAGAATGAAGGAATCCAGACAATAAGAGAACTATTATCGAACAATTATGATGAAATATCTATCCGGGAATTATTTATTCAATTCCGAATAGAAGAAATGTTAGACAAGAAAGTTATCTATCTATCAAGTGGAGAATTACGTAAATTTCTAATTATAAGGACATTGCTTACTCATCCACAAATACTGATTCTTGACAATCCTTTCATCGGATTAGATGCGACTTCTAGAATTCTGTTAACAGAAATGCTAACACAAATGTCCGAAATGAAAGAATTTCAAGTCATTCTGCTTCTATCCAATCCGGATGACATTCCAGAAATGATCACTCATATTCTTCCCGTCCGAAATCGTGTCTGCTATGATCCTATATCCCGCAATGATTTTTTACAAAATAACGATTTAAGGAATTACCTCTTTCCTGAAGTTCACAACCAAATACGACTTCCTGATCCTACTCGTAAAAAGTCAGAACACAATGTAACATTTCGAATGGAGAAAATCAATATCTCTTATGGATCACACCCAATACTTAAAGGATTAGACTGGGAAGTAAAAAACGGCGAAAAATGGGTACTACTGGGAGAAAACGGGGCAGGAAAATCTACACTCTTGAGTCTTATTTATGCAGATAATCCTCAATCTTATGCAAATACGCTTTTTTTGTTCGATCGGAAACGAGGCTCTGGAGAAAGCATCTGGGAAATAAAAAACAGGATCGGATATGTATCGCCAGAAATGCATTTATACTATACAGAAAATGTTCCTGCTATACAAATCGTAGGTTCTGGATTTTTCGATTCTATCGGACTATACCGAAAATGTTCCCCAGAACAGGAAAATATCGCACTGGCCTGGATGCACACTTTTGGAATCGAAACTTTATATAACAGACCTTTTCTTACTCTATCTTCGGGCGAACAGCGATTGATATTGTTAGCCCGAGCTTTTGTAAAAGACCCGGATCTATTAATTTTAGATGAGCCTCTACACGGTCTAGACATCAGTAATAAATGCCGTGTCAGAAAAATTATAGAAAATTTTTGTGAACGACCGGGAAAAACCTTAGTGTATGTAACGCATTATAGTCACGAAATACCTTCTTGTATCCGATACCGATTTAAACTAATAAAAAATCGGGAAAAGAGCTTGTAA
- a CDS encoding BamA/TamA family outer membrane protein: MIICIILICSEGVIVSASACPVSESFFLSATDSVEQTSVVIAEPFNADTVIGSSLSLSLDTAEIKKKTSFFRRFLNYFNDANKPKPRKKFDFSIIGGPHYSSDTKLGLGLVAAGLYQGKDTLMQPSMVSLYGDVSTTGFYLLGVKGTHFFPEDKYRLLYNLYFFSFPGYFWGTGYEAGSNDDNKGSYKRIQNQVKIDFLFRLANNLYAGPLASFDYVAGSNFEKPETLNGAAKSTLSVGVGGSISYDTRDFQTNSYKGVYLKLEQSLSPCFLGNKDVFYTTDVLADIYQKVWKGGILAIDIHAKFTFGDTPWTMMPKLGGSLRMRGYYEGQYRDRNVGEIQVELRQHVWKRNGVVFWVGAGNVFHDFRSFKWSHTLPNYGLGYRWEFKKRVNVRLDYGFGKGQSGFLFNINEAF; encoded by the coding sequence ATGATTATATGTATTATTCTGATATGTTCAGAAGGAGTTATAGTTTCGGCATCTGCTTGTCCGGTTTCCGAATCGTTTTTCTTGTCAGCTACCGATTCTGTGGAACAGACATCAGTTGTCATTGCAGAGCCTTTTAATGCAGATACTGTTATCGGTTCGTCTTTGTCTTTGAGTTTAGATACGGCTGAGATTAAGAAAAAAACTTCTTTTTTCCGTCGTTTTTTGAATTATTTTAATGATGCCAATAAACCGAAGCCCCGTAAGAAATTTGATTTCAGTATAATTGGAGGACCTCATTATTCGAGCGATACTAAACTCGGACTCGGATTGGTTGCTGCCGGGCTTTATCAAGGAAAAGATACTTTGATGCAGCCTTCGATGGTGTCTTTGTATGGGGACGTATCTACGACAGGATTTTATCTTTTAGGAGTAAAAGGAACCCATTTTTTCCCAGAAGATAAGTACCGTTTGTTATATAATTTGTATTTCTTCTCTTTCCCCGGATATTTTTGGGGGACGGGATATGAAGCCGGAAGTAATGATGATAATAAAGGAAGCTATAAGCGTATTCAGAATCAGGTCAAAATAGATTTTCTTTTTCGTTTGGCCAATAACCTTTATGCAGGACCTTTGGCAAGTTTCGATTATGTTGCAGGGTCGAATTTTGAGAAGCCTGAAACATTGAACGGAGCTGCTAAATCGACATTGTCGGTTGGAGTAGGAGGTTCGATTTCCTACGATACGAGAGATTTTCAGACTAATTCGTATAAAGGAGTCTATTTGAAGTTGGAACAAAGTTTATCTCCCTGTTTTCTTGGGAATAAAGATGTTTTTTATACGACCGATGTATTGGCTGATATTTATCAGAAAGTATGGAAAGGTGGAATTTTAGCAATTGATATTCATGCTAAATTCACATTCGGAGATACGCCTTGGACTATGATGCCTAAACTGGGAGGTTCACTCCGTATGAGAGGATATTATGAAGGTCAATACCGAGACAGAAATGTCGGAGAAATTCAAGTAGAACTCAGACAACATGTCTGGAAACGGAATGGAGTTGTTTTTTGGGTCGGAGCGGGAAATGTATTTCATGATTTCAGATCGTTTAAATGGTCTCATACATTACCCAATTATGGTCTTGGATACCGTTGGGAATTTAAAAAACGAGTTAATGTCCGTTTGGATTATGGCTTCGGAAAAGGACAGTCAGGTTTTTTGTTTAATATAAATGAGGCATTTTAA
- a CDS encoding phosphoethanolamine transferase, producing MRHFKKKISDWLSKQQNLYILFTIILMIPTCLLLYTEEMSMAMRVAYFFLPLSVYMGLLAMRQKPGIVLLWLSLLLLLGAFQEVLLYLFGNSIIASDMFLNLFTTSTGEASELLSNLIPALILVFFVFFGAIYLAFHSIRIEDRLHVSVRKKLVIIAVCSLLIGFIGGVTAKVQEPNDNVLLNIYPVNVFYNMKFARESWHKSKNYRKTSESFSFQAKSRHPSNDKEIYVLVIGETSRSDNWSLYGYERETNPRLSKEKSLVCFTDVVTQCNATHKSVPLILSAASADNFEIIYKQKSIITAFKEAGFKTAFLSNQVPNNTFTDFFSREADVVKLLRGDPLAISDNPLDHDLLPLLDNFIAKSGNKQFIVLHTYGSHFNYRDRYSDKFKVFIPDNSVNLEYRHRDLLINSYDNSILSTDDFLASVIDKLRNTGAVTCMFYLPDHGEDIMDDDRHRFLHASPCPTYYQLHIPFLIWFSDEYNNRYPEAIKNAVSHHSSPITTRAAFHTMLDLGGIATAHLDSVFSVVNADFSPRKRSYLNDHNLPESLDNCGLKEEDKAMFRKKGMAFP from the coding sequence ATGAGGCATTTTAAGAAAAAAATATCGGATTGGTTAAGTAAGCAGCAAAATTTATATATACTGTTTACGATTATATTGATGATACCGACTTGCCTTCTTTTATATACAGAAGAAATGAGTATGGCGATGCGAGTAGCATACTTTTTTCTGCCTTTGTCGGTCTATATGGGATTGCTTGCTATGCGGCAGAAGCCGGGAATAGTGTTGTTATGGCTTTCTTTACTTTTGTTGCTCGGGGCTTTTCAGGAAGTATTGCTTTATTTATTTGGAAACTCTATCATTGCTTCCGATATGTTTCTAAATTTGTTTACGACCAGTACTGGAGAAGCTTCCGAATTATTAAGTAATCTTATACCGGCGTTGATATTGGTCTTTTTTGTATTTTTCGGTGCGATTTATTTGGCGTTTCATTCCATTCGTATAGAGGACCGTTTGCATGTGAGCGTCCGGAAAAAATTGGTTATTATAGCAGTCTGTAGTTTATTGATCGGTTTTATAGGGGGTGTGACGGCAAAAGTTCAAGAACCGAACGACAATGTATTATTAAATATATATCCGGTTAATGTATTCTATAATATGAAATTTGCCAGAGAAAGTTGGCATAAAAGTAAAAATTATAGAAAAACTTCAGAGTCGTTTTCATTTCAGGCTAAATCTCGGCATCCGTCAAACGATAAAGAAATTTATGTCTTGGTGATCGGTGAGACTTCCCGTTCAGATAATTGGAGTTTATACGGATATGAGAGAGAAACTAATCCTCGGTTGTCAAAAGAAAAATCATTGGTATGTTTTACCGATGTCGTTACGCAATGTAATGCGACTCATAAAAGTGTACCTTTGATTTTGTCGGCAGCATCGGCCGATAATTTTGAAATAATATATAAGCAGAAAAGTATTATTACGGCTTTTAAGGAAGCTGGTTTCAAGACGGCATTTTTGTCAAATCAAGTGCCGAATAATACATTCACTGATTTTTTTTCAAGAGAAGCCGATGTCGTAAAGCTTTTGAGAGGTGATCCTTTAGCTATCAGCGATAATCCTTTAGATCATGATTTGTTACCTTTGTTAGATAATTTTATAGCAAAAAGTGGCAATAAGCAGTTTATCGTATTGCATACTTATGGGTCGCATTTTAATTATCGTGACCGTTATTCCGATAAATTCAAAGTATTTATTCCTGACAACAGTGTAAATCTTGAATATCGACATCGTGACTTGTTGATTAATTCTTATGATAACTCGATTTTGAGTACCGATGACTTTTTGGCATCAGTTATCGATAAGTTGAGGAATACCGGAGCTGTGACATGTATGTTTTATCTTCCCGATCATGGTGAAGATATTATGGATGATGATCGGCATCGTTTTCTTCATGCGTCTCCGTGTCCTACATATTATCAATTGCATATCCCTTTTTTAATTTGGTTCTCGGATGAATATAACAATCGTTACCCCGAAGCGATAAAAAATGCTGTTTCGCATCATTCGTCTCCTATAACTACAAGAGCTGCGTTTCATACAATGCTCGATTTAGGAGGCATTGCCACAGCTCATCTCGATTCGGTATTTTCGGTTGTGAATGCAGACTTCTCTCCTCGTAAAAGAAGTTATTTGAATGATCATAATCTTCCGGAATCACTTGATAATTGCGGACTTAAAGAAGAAGATAAAGCTATGTTTAGAAAAAAAGGAATGGCATTTCCTTAG
- a CDS encoding C40 family peptidase produces MAYSCWKINTLIILFVMLFSLFVIPVYAQSQKEVFDISKGRLTQTWPSKDMQKLLPSLSVDSGQSVVDHLLEYAFQFKGRPYCRGSKGPSSFDCSGFTYYVFKKIALKLNASSAAQYLQGTSVDKEDIRRGDLVFFKGRNSTSSRVGHVGLVSEVLPGGKFKFIHASCSKGICEESSDALYYAKRYVGARRVIESGHSALLKE; encoded by the coding sequence ATGGCTTACTCTTGTTGGAAAATCAATACGTTGATCATTTTATTCGTCATGTTGTTTTCTCTTTTTGTCATACCAGTTTATGCTCAATCGCAGAAAGAGGTATTTGATATATCGAAAGGTAGATTGACGCAAACTTGGCCTTCGAAGGATATGCAAAAGTTGTTGCCTTCACTTTCTGTGGATTCGGGACAGTCTGTTGTGGATCATTTACTTGAGTATGCTTTTCAATTTAAGGGACGTCCGTATTGCAGAGGAAGTAAAGGTCCGTCGAGTTTTGATTGTTCAGGTTTTACGTATTATGTGTTTAAAAAAATCGCGTTAAAATTGAATGCGTCTTCGGCAGCCCAGTATTTGCAAGGAACATCTGTTGATAAAGAGGATATTCGGCGGGGAGATCTTGTGTTTTTTAAAGGGCGCAATAGCACTTCTTCACGAGTAGGGCATGTAGGTTTAGTATCAGAGGTTTTGCCCGGAGGGAAATTTAAATTTATACACGCTTCTTGTTCGAAAGGAATCTGTGAAGAATCTAGTGATGCTCTTTATTATGCCAAACGTTATGTAGGGGCGAGGAGAGTGATTGAAAGTGGCCATTCGGCTTTATTAAAAGAATAG
- a CDS encoding PstS family phosphate ABC transporter substrate-binding protein gives MKRTFVGLLLAVYIGGLAQPVKAQTKDNLKGEISLSGAFALYPMVVKWAEEFKKIHPNVRIDISGGGAGKGMTDALAKVVDLGMVSRDVHDVEFKKGAVAFAVVKDAVVPTVNAANPLIRDIKAKGLKRNVALSLWSGKCKTWGNVLGTTSKVPVHVYTRSDACGAAETWAAWFGKRQEDLEGTAVFGDPGVASAVQKDKVGIGFNNIAYAYDQKTRRPYAGLAIIPLDVNGNGKIDPEENFYDNSLSLIKAIVSGKYPSPPARNLFLVSNGVPKKPEVIEFIKYILTEGQKYANATGYIGLSKTTINQELAKLKK, from the coding sequence ATGAAAAGAACCTTTGTCGGATTATTGTTAGCTGTATATATAGGAGGTTTGGCGCAACCGGTAAAAGCTCAGACAAAAGATAATTTGAAAGGCGAAATATCCTTATCCGGAGCTTTTGCTTTGTATCCTATGGTGGTTAAATGGGCGGAAGAATTTAAAAAAATACATCCGAATGTGCGTATTGATATTTCTGGAGGTGGTGCTGGAAAAGGAATGACGGACGCTTTAGCTAAAGTCGTCGATCTCGGAATGGTTTCCAGAGATGTTCATGATGTCGAATTTAAAAAAGGGGCAGTTGCTTTTGCTGTTGTTAAAGATGCGGTAGTACCTACTGTCAATGCTGCCAATCCTTTAATTCGGGATATTAAAGCTAAAGGGCTTAAGCGTAATGTAGCTTTGAGCTTGTGGAGTGGAAAATGTAAGACATGGGGAAATGTGTTGGGTACTACCTCCAAAGTGCCTGTGCATGTTTATACCCGTTCTGATGCTTGCGGAGCGGCGGAGACTTGGGCTGCTTGGTTCGGGAAAAGACAAGAAGACCTTGAGGGAACTGCAGTGTTTGGAGATCCGGGTGTGGCTTCGGCCGTACAAAAAGATAAGGTCGGGATAGGATTCAATAATATAGCTTATGCTTATGATCAGAAAACCCGACGACCTTATGCCGGACTTGCCATTATTCCATTGGATGTTAATGGGAACGGGAAAATAGATCCGGAAGAAAATTTTTATGATAACAGTTTGTCATTGATTAAAGCCATAGTTAGCGGAAAATATCCTTCTCCTCCTGCACGTAATCTGTTTTTAGTTTCTAACGGAGTCCCTAAAAAGCCTGAAGTTATTGAATTTATAAAATATATATTGACTGAAGGTCAGAAGTATGCTAATGCTACCGGATATATAGGCTTGTCTAAAACAACGATTAATCAGGAGCTTGCTAAACTGAAAAAATAG
- the pstC gene encoding phosphate ABC transporter permease subunit PstC: MTKSFMFILTVLSLLVLVFMGVGLYMKSRMILNEHSLWDLLTNADWKPLSEEFGFLPFIIGTLAVTALSILIALPISLLSAIYLSEYAHSWTKRVIFPVLDILAGIPSVVFGVWGTLIIVPWIADKLGPHFVEYTSGYTVLASGIVLGVMILPILVSLFIEIFTIVPQDYRDAAASLGATKWQISTKVILRKSMPGIIAAVVLAISKAFGETIAVLMVCGNYAEIPHSLFDPCYPLPALIANNYGEMLSLPLYESALMFAAFILFFIILVFNLASRMMLQHVEKKFKL, from the coding sequence ATGACAAAATCGTTTATGTTTATATTGACGGTTTTGTCATTGCTTGTATTGGTCTTTATGGGAGTGGGGCTTTATATGAAGTCTCGGATGATATTGAATGAACATTCCTTATGGGATTTATTGACCAATGCCGATTGGAAACCTTTAAGCGAAGAATTCGGATTCCTTCCGTTCATTATAGGTACTTTGGCGGTAACCGCTCTTTCTATACTTATTGCATTGCCTATTTCTTTGTTATCGGCAATTTATCTTTCCGAATATGCTCATTCTTGGACAAAACGGGTCATTTTTCCTGTATTGGATATTTTGGCAGGAATTCCTTCCGTAGTATTCGGTGTATGGGGTACATTAATTATCGTGCCTTGGATTGCGGATAAGTTAGGACCTCATTTTGTAGAATATACTAGCGGATATACTGTATTGGCCAGCGGGATAGTACTTGGGGTAATGATATTGCCTATTTTGGTAAGCCTTTTTATCGAAATATTTACTATTGTTCCTCAGGATTATAGGGATGCGGCAGCATCTTTAGGTGCGACTAAATGGCAAATATCGACTAAAGTAATTCTTCGAAAGTCGATGCCGGGAATAATTGCTGCAGTAGTGTTGGCTATTTCTAAAGCTTTCGGAGAGACAATCGCGGTATTGATGGTTTGTGGAAATTATGCAGAGATTCCGCATTCCCTTTTTGATCCGTGTTACCCTCTTCCGGCTCTTATCGCTAATAATTATGGAGAAATGTTGTCGTTGCCTTTGTATGAATCGGCATTGATGTTCGCAGCATTTATTTTATTTTTTATCATTTTGGTGTTCAATCTAGCATCACGAATGATGTTGCAGCATGTCGAGAAAAAATTTAAGTTGTAA
- a CDS encoding PstA family ABC transporter permease encodes MKMKFVVEKIFYVLMVLSLLLVFAFLGSILITIIKNGWPAMSWDMVTKLPGGGFYIGKEGGVLNAIVGSVYIVGASTVLGLCISIPIVFFVNIYLKKDSKLANLTRLSFDVLYGIPSIVYGAFAFTIMIFFGLRTSLLGGIIVITLLIIPIFVRSMDEVARQLPKELLDATYSLGATRLEAIKVAIRQIAPGIATATLLSVGRAIGDAAGVMFTAGFTDSIPTSLNQPAATLPLSIFFQLSSPTPEVRERAYAAALLLTIIVLILSIIGRMITYRFSKNKIK; translated from the coding sequence ATGAAAATGAAATTTGTTGTAGAGAAGATATTTTATGTTTTGATGGTGCTCTCTTTATTATTGGTTTTTGCATTTTTAGGGAGTATTCTGATAACGATTATTAAAAACGGATGGCCGGCTATGTCTTGGGATATGGTGACGAAATTGCCGGGTGGAGGTTTTTATATAGGAAAAGAAGGTGGAGTCTTGAATGCTATTGTGGGTTCTGTGTATATTGTCGGGGCTTCTACTGTATTAGGCTTGTGCATCAGTATTCCGATAGTATTTTTTGTCAATATTTATTTGAAAAAAGATTCGAAGTTGGCGAATTTAACACGTTTGTCTTTTGATGTATTATATGGAATTCCATCTATCGTGTATGGCGCATTCGCATTTACGATTATGATTTTTTTCGGATTACGAACCTCTTTGTTGGGAGGTATTATTGTAATAACATTGTTGATTATTCCTATATTTGTCCGGTCGATGGATGAAGTTGCCAGACAATTGCCTAAAGAATTGCTTGATGCTACTTATTCGCTCGGAGCGACTCGGTTAGAAGCTATTAAAGTCGCTATACGACAGATTGCTCCGGGAATTGCGACAGCAACATTGCTTTCTGTCGGTCGAGCGATTGGTGATGCTGCCGGAGTCATGTTTACTGCCGGTTTTACCGATAGCATACCTACTTCGTTGAATCAACCGGCGGCAACTCTTCCGCTTTCTATATTTTTCCAATTAAGCAGTCCTACTCCTGAAGTACGGGAGCGGGCTTACGCCGCAGCTCTTTTGTTAACTATTATCGTATTGATATTAAGTATTATAGGTCGGATGATTACTTATAGATTCTCAAAAAATAAAATAAAATAA
- a CDS encoding phosphate ABC transporter ATP-binding protein yields the protein MEKDSSKFTNAFNRFEEWRNNVSKTASDKIGEELNLGSDTKKDATIDIEKLNIYIQNNHILKDISLQLHDKKITCIIGPSGCGKTTLLKSINRMIDTTEHVRVEGRVFVDGEDIYDKKAEITHIRKKIGLLSQRPTPLPMSIYDNITFGCRIHGMRNKKTLDKVVEKYLHATGLWDEVKDRLHTPASALSIGQQQRLCLARGLAVEPQFILADESTSALDPISSKNIEDLFMKLRERYGIIMVTHTLRQALRIADYVVFMYMGEMIEQGTADELFNHPKHELTKQYLSGVFS from the coding sequence ATGGAGAAAGACAGTTCTAAGTTCACAAATGCTTTTAATCGTTTTGAAGAGTGGCGCAATAATGTTAGTAAAACTGCTTCTGATAAGATCGGAGAAGAGTTAAATTTAGGATCGGATACGAAAAAAGATGCTACGATCGATATAGAAAAATTGAATATTTATATCCAGAATAATCATATTCTGAAAGACATAAGCTTACAACTGCATGATAAAAAAATTACCTGTATTATAGGTCCTTCGGGGTGTGGAAAAACGACATTGCTGAAAAGTATAAACAGAATGATAGATACGACCGAACATGTACGTGTGGAGGGACGTGTTTTTGTGGACGGAGAGGATATTTACGATAAAAAAGCTGAGATTACGCATATTCGTAAAAAGATAGGTTTACTTTCTCAGCGTCCAACGCCGTTGCCTATGTCTATTTATGATAATATTACGTTCGGTTGTCGGATACATGGCATGAGAAATAAAAAAACTTTAGATAAGGTTGTAGAAAAATACCTTCATGCTACCGGTTTGTGGGATGAAGTGAAAGATCGTTTACATACTCCTGCTTCGGCTCTTTCTATCGGGCAGCAACAGCGTTTGTGTCTGGCAAGAGGTTTGGCTGTCGAACCGCAATTTATTTTAGCGGATGAGTCAACGTCCGCCCTTGATCCTATTTCCAGTAAAAATATAGAGGATCTGTTTATGAAATTGCGTGAGCGTTATGGAATTATTATGGTAACTCATACGCTTCGTCAGGCTTTGCGTATCGCTGATTATGTAGTATTTATGTATATGGGTGAGATGATAGAACAAGGGACTGCAGACGAATTGTTCAATCATCCTAAGCATGAATTGACTAAGCAATATTTAAGCGGAGTGTTCAGTTAA